In a single window of the Elaeis guineensis isolate ETL-2024a chromosome 8, EG11, whole genome shotgun sequence genome:
- the LOC105050589 gene encoding U-box domain-containing protein 35 → MCLITPGEEAEAKRGRRIMSQTEEAAFPLVAVAVDKDKGSQNALKWALDNVVTKGQTITLIHVNTKPTGLGQQEDPASAGSQSKEFFVPFRCFCTRKNVHCKDIILEDTDIARAIIEFVSQAAIEKLVVGAPSKSGFVRFRTTDTATNISKAAPDFCTVYIISKGKVSSMRNAVRPPPAFSPLRSHIQSQASIKAEHVDPPLSSGVKGEAALQARHVQSEREPIRSPFTRGPYAYNAKAHTDSIANSDISFVSGGRPSIDRIFNPRLSMSDGLDDSFEMQSPRKSMGGGYSFGTGFSSISQDSTSSSLNMEDVEAEMKRLRLELKQTMEMYSTACKEALTAKQKAMELHRWKMEEERRLEEARLAEEAALALAEKEKARCKAAIEAAEASKRIAELEAQKRINAEMKVLKEAEEKKRALDALAHTDVRYRKYTIEEIEAATENFSEKRKIGEGGYGPVYKGYLDHTAAAIKVLRPDAAQGRSQFQQEVEILSCIRHPNMVLLLGACPEYGCLVYEYMANGSLEDRLFRQGNTPPIPWQHRFRIAAEIGTGLLFLHETKPEPLVHRDLKPANILLDQNYVSKISDVGLARLVPPSVAENVTQYRMTSTAGTFCYIDPEYQQTGMLGVKSDIYSLGVMLLQLITARPPMGLTHHVERAIEKGTFAEMLDPLVTDWPVEDALSLAKIALKCAELRRKDRPDLATVVFPELERLRNFAEQNMQGCVFLGKSQTSSMHSQISLPDVLSGPLPGQSGYGSSITQSSASSMYARRASAA, encoded by the exons ATGTGTCTGATCACTCCAGGCGAGGAAGCAG AGGCGAAGCGCGGGAGGAGAATTATGAGCCAGACGGAAGAAGCGGCGTTCCCCTTGGTGGCGGTCGCCGTTGATAAGGATAAAGGCAGCCAGAATGCCTTAAAATGGGCTCTTGACAACGTTGTCACCAAGGGCCAGACCATCACCCTCATCCATGTCAACACCAAGCCCACAGGGT TGGGGCAACAAGAGGATCCTGCCTCCGCTGGCAGTCAATCGAAGGAATTTTTTGTTCCCTTCCGATGTTTCTGCACACGTAAAAAC GTGCACTGCAAGGATATCATACTTGAAGACACGGACATAGCAAGGGCAATCATAGAGTTCGTTTCGCAGGCAGCTATCGAAAAGCTTGTCGTTGGCGCACCTTCAAAAAGTGGATTCGTTAG ATTTAGGACTACAGACACGGCTACCAACATTTCCAAAGCTGCACCTGACTTCTGCACAGTCTACATCATATCCAAAGGGAAGGTATCTTCCATGAGGAATGCTGTCCGACCGCCACCGGCCTTCTCGCCGCTCCGGTCTCACATCCAAAGCCAAGCAAGTATAAAAGCTGAACATGTAGACCCACCTCTCTCTTCTGGCGTCAAAG GTGAGGCAGCATTACAGGCTCGGCATGTGCAGAGCGAAAGGGAACCAATCAG GTCACCATTCACCCGGGGACCATacgcctacaatgccaaagcacATACGGACAGTATAGCAAATAGTGATATATCGTTTGTGAGTGGTGGCAGACCGAGCATTGATCGCATCTTTAATCCGAGGCTGTCCATGTCTGACGGCTTAGATGACAGCTTTGAGATGCAATCACCACGCAAGTCAATGGGTGGCGGATACTCATTTGGGACTGGGTTCTCTTCAATCTCTCAAGACAGCACATCATCCTCTCTCAACATG GAAGACGTGGAGGCGGAGATGAAGAGGCTGAGACTAGAACTCAAGCAGACGATGGAGATGTACAGTACAGCCTGCAAAGAAGCTCTCACAGCTAAACAGAAG GCAATGGAGCTCCATCGTTGgaagatggaggaagagaggagattaGAGGAAGCTCGACTGGCAGAAGAAGCCGCCCTGGCTTTAGCAGAGAAGGAGAAAGCAAGATGTAAGGCAGCCATAGAGGCGGCTGAAGCCTCCAAAAGGATTGCAGAGTTGGAGGCACAGAAGAGAATCAATGCAGAAATGAAGGTGCTCAAAGAGGCTGAGGAGAAGAAAAGGGCCTTGGATGCTTTAGCACATACAGATGTGAGGTATAGGAAGTACACGATAGAGGAGATAGAAGCGGCCACAGAAAATTTCTCTGAGAAGCGGAAGATTGGCGAAGGTGGCTATGGCCCTGTTTACAAAGGCTATCTGGACCACACAGCTGCCGCCATTAAAGTTCTGCGCCCGGATGCGGCTCAAGGGAGATCTCAGTTTCAACAGGAG GttgaaattttaagttgcattaGGCATCCAAATATGGTTCTTTTACTGGGTGCCTGCCCAGAATATGGCTGCCTCGTCTATGAATACATGGCCAATGGGAGCTTGGAAGATCGCCTATTCCGGCAAGGAAATACACCACCTATCCCTTGGCAGCATAGGTTCCGCATTGCAGCTGAGATCGGAACAGGTCTCCTCTTTCTCCACGAGACAAAGCCAGAGCCACTGGTTCATCGAGACCTCAAGCCTGCAAACATTCTCCTCGACCAAAACTATGTCAGCAAAATCAGCGACGTCGGCCTTGCCCGCTTGGTTCCCCCATCTGTTGCGGAAAATGTTACTCAGTACCGCATGACCTCCACTGCTGGAACATTCTGTTATATAGATCCAGAATACCAGCAGACCGGCATGCTTGGTGTAAAGTCCGACATTTATTCTCTTGGGGTCATGCTGTTGCAGCTGATCACCGCAAGACCTCCCATGGGGCTGACACACCATGTGGAGCGCGCAATTGAGAAGGGGACGTTTGCAGAAATGTTAGACCCATTGGTGACAGATTGGCCAGTGGAGGACGCCTTGAGTTTGGCCAAGATAGCACTCAAGTGTGCAGAGCTGAGACGGAAGGACCGGCCGGATCTTGCTACAGTTGTGTTCCCAGAGCTTGAAAGACTCAGAAATTTTGCAGAACAAAACATGCAAGGCTGTGTGTTTTTGGGCAAATCACAAACCTCATCCATGCACAGCCAGATTTCCTTGCCG GATGTCTTGAGTGGCCCTCTACCTGGACAATCAGGATATGGAAGTTCGATAACCCAATCAAGCGCATCATCCATGTATGCGAGACGAGCAAGTGCTGCCTGA